The following is a genomic window from Methylomarinum vadi.
GGCTCCTTGATGCCATCCTGCTGATCGATCACGAATTCCTGCGGCAAGATATGTAAAATCTTTTGATCCGCCGGAATCGCCACCGCCCTGGCAGAATCAATTACCCGATCGATATCGGATTGATTGACTTCCTTATCCTTGATGGCAACAATACCGTGCGAATTCAGACTTCTAATATGACTGCCGGCAATGCCGGCAAACACCGACTTGATGTGGCACCCCGCCATCAATTCCGCCTCTTCCACCGCCCGCTGAATCGAGTGCACAGTGGATTCGAGATTGACCACAACGCCTTTTTTCAAGCCTTTCGAAGGCGAGGTACCGATACCGATGACCTCAAGGTCGTCGCCTCCTCGGTATTCGCCGACCACGGCAGCCACCTTGGAAGTACCGATATCCAAACCCACCAATATATTTCGATCTGTTTTTTTAGCCATTTTTTAGTTCTATCACGCCCGCTTCGGCTTCGTATTCATTAATTTTTTCCAATCGATTTGTTCGGCATCCTCCTTCCATGTCACCGCATAACCGTTGGGGTACCTCAAGTCCACGCTAGCCATCATCGCTATCCTTTCCTCGCCCAATAAATCAACGGTTCGCAAAAATCGCTGGATATTTTCCAACGGCGTTTTCCTGCCCAATTTGATTTCCAAGCCACTGGCCAAAACCACCTTCCAGGCCCGCCTTTCATTGACGGCAAATTCCTTGAGCAGCATCGCCCGGTCCCGCAATGCGACGCTTAATCCCTTCATCACTTCCAACAACTTTTTTTGCTGTCCTTCGGGCCCCGTAATCAAGGGTAATCGAGCAAACTGATCCACATTGCCGGGCACGAATAAATTGCCTTGGTTATTCAGCAAGCTCCGTTCGCCCCAGCGTGCAACCGGGCGTTGCTCACTGACCGTGACCTTCAAGGCATCCGGCCAAATCCGCTGAACCTCGACCTGGTCCGCCCACGGCAGCTCTTCAACGGCCGCCTGGATTTGTTGCAGATCGGCATTGTAGAAACCATGCATGACCTGCTTTGCCAATACCCGTTTAATGGTATCTTTGGCAATGTATTGAAACGCCCCTTCCACCCTGACATATCTGACCGGCATCCAATCGGCACCTTGCGCCTTGATCTCCCGCCAACCGATCGTCATTAGCGCCAACATCCCCAAGGTCAGCGACAATATCCTCAAGGCGGCTGCATTATCCATCGCAACTGCTTTCCAAAATCCGCCAAACCAACTCATCGAAACCGATTCCAGCCGCTTTTGCCGCCATCGGCACCAGGCTGTGATCGGTCATACCCGGCACGGTATTGACTTCGATCAGCTGGATTTGATCGGTTTGATCGATGAAGGCATCGACTCTGGCCCAACCTTTTATCGCCAAACCTTCACAGGCTTGAACGGCCAATTGTTGCACAGCCTGCTCCCGCTTCGCCTCGAGACCGCAAGGACAATGGTATTGGGTGGTATCGGCCCGGTATTTTGCCT
Proteins encoded in this region:
- a CDS encoding cell division protein FtsQ/DivIB; the encoded protein is MDNAAALRILSLTLGMLALMTIGWREIKAQGADWMPVRYVRVEGAFQYIAKDTIKRVLAKQVMHGFYNADLQQIQAAVEELPWADQVEVQRIWPDALKVTVSEQRPVARWGERSLLNNQGNLFVPGNVDQFARLPLITGPEGQQKKLLEVMKGLSVALRDRAMLLKEFAVNERRAWKVVLASGLEIKLGRKTPLENIQRFLRTVDLLGEERIAMMASVDLRYPNGYAVTWKEDAEQIDWKKLMNTKPKRA